A DNA window from Bos indicus isolate NIAB-ARS_2022 breed Sahiwal x Tharparkar chromosome 9, NIAB-ARS_B.indTharparkar_mat_pri_1.0, whole genome shotgun sequence contains the following coding sequences:
- the EEF1A1 gene encoding elongation factor 1-alpha 1 → MGKEKTHINIVVIGHVDSGKSTTTGHLIYKCGGIDKRTIEKFEKEAAEMGKGSFKYAWVLDKLKAERERGITIDISLWKFETSKYYVTIIDAPGHRDFIKNMITGTSQADCAVLIVAAGVGEFEAGISKNGQTREHALLAYTLGVKQLIVGVNKMDSTEPPYSQKRYEEIVKEVSTYIKKIGYNPDTVAFVPISGWNGDNMLEPSANMPWFKGWKVTRKDGNASGTTLLEALDCILPPTRPTDKPLRLPLQDVYKIGGIGTVPVGRVETGVLKPGMVVTFAPVNVTTEVKSVEMHHEALSEALPGDNVGFNVKNVSVKDVRRGNVAGDSKNDPPMEAAGFTAQVIILNHPGQISAGYAPVLDCHTAHIACKFAELKEKIDRRSGKKLEDGPKFLKSGDAAIVDMVPGKPMCVESFSDYPPLGRFAVRDMRQTVAVGVIKAVDKKAAGAGKVTKSAQKAQKAK, encoded by the exons atgggaaaggagaagaCCCACATCAACATCGTTGTCATTGGGCACGTAGATTCAGGGAAGTCTACCACGACTGGCCATCTGATCTACAAATGTGGCGGGATCGACAAGAGAACAATTGAAAAGTTCGAGAAGGAGGCTGCCGAG ATGGGAAAGGGCTCCTTCAAATATGcctgggtcttggacaaacttaAAGCTGAACGTGAGCGTGGTATCACCATTGATATCTCCCTGTGGAAATTTGAGACCAGCAAGTACTATGTTACCATCATTGATGCCCCAGGACACAGAGACTTCATCAAAAACATGATTACAGGCACATCCCAG GCTGACTGTGCTGTCCTGATTGTTGCTGCTGGTGTTGGTGAATTTGAAGCCGGTATCTCCAAGAACGGGCAGACCCGTGAGCATGCCCTTTTGGCTTACACCCTGGGTGTGAAACAACTAATTGTTGGCGTTAACAAAATGgattccactgagccaccctaTAGCCAGAAGAGATACGAAGAAATTGTTAAGGAAGTCAGCACCTATATTAAGAAAATTGGCTACAACCCCGACACAGTAGCATTTGTGCCAATTTCTGGCTGGAATGGTGACAACATGCTAGAACCAAGTGCTAAT ATGCCATGGTTCAAGGGATGGAAAGTCACCCGTAAGGACGGCAATGCCAGTGGAACCACCCTGCTTGAAGCTCTGGATTGCATTCTGCCACCAACTCGCCCAACTGACAAACCCTTGCGTTTGCCTCTCCAGGATGTCTATAAAATTGGTG GTATTGGTACTGTCCCTGTGGGTCGTGTGGAGACTGGTGTTCTCAAACCTGGCATGGTGGTCACCTTTGCTCCAGTCAATGTAACAACTGAAGTGAAGTCGGTAGAAATGCACCATGAAGCATTGAGTGAAGCCCTTCCTGGGGACAATGTGGGCTTTAATGTCAAGAACGTGTCTGTCAAAGATGTCCGTCGTGGCAATGTGGCTGGTGACAGCAAAAATGATCCACCCATGGAAGCTGCTGGCTTCACAGCTCAG GTGATTATTTTGAACCATCCAGGCCAAATCAGTGCTGGATATGCACCTGTGCTGGATTGTCACACAGCTCATATTGCTTGCAAGTTTGCTGAGCTGAAGGAGAAGATTGATCGTCGTTCTGGGAAAAAGCTGGAAGATGGCCCTAAATTCTTGAAATCTGGTGACGCTGCCATCGTTGATATGGTTCCTGGCAAGCCCATGTGTGTCGAGAGCTTCTCTGATTATCCTCCCCTGG GCCGTTTTGCTGTGCGTGACATGAGACAGACAGTCGCTGTGGGTGTCATCAAAGCAGTGGACAAGAAGGCAGCTGGAGCTGGCAAGGTCACCAAGTCTGCCCAGAAAGCTCAGAAGGCTAAATGA